The following proteins are encoded in a genomic region of Streptomyces collinus Tu 365:
- a CDS encoding thioredoxin domain-containing protein, producing the protein MSKRNTQSAKTAARERLRQERERQAKRDKARRQLIVAGSVVAVLAAAGGIGYAVVQMNKPGHWDGLKDASVVAPANTTGTKGTTVVLGKDSAKKTLKVYEDPRCPVCAQFEQTVDSTVKKDLDDGKFKIQYIGATFIDNHDNGEGSKNALSALGAALDVSPEAFLEYKTALYSAKWHPDEQADKFKDDSYLVKVADTVPALKGNAKFQDAVKKGTYDAWAMAMSKTFDDNKDGVSGTPSFVMDGKKLTADSQGNPPMSVADFDRVVDAALKG; encoded by the coding sequence ATGAGCAAGCGGAACACCCAGTCGGCGAAGACGGCGGCCCGGGAGCGGCTGCGCCAGGAGCGCGAGCGGCAGGCCAAGCGCGACAAGGCGAGGCGGCAGCTGATCGTGGCCGGTTCGGTCGTGGCCGTGCTGGCCGCGGCCGGCGGCATCGGCTACGCGGTCGTGCAGATGAACAAGCCCGGCCACTGGGACGGCCTGAAGGACGCCTCCGTCGTCGCCCCGGCCAACACCACGGGCACGAAGGGCACCACCGTCGTCCTCGGCAAGGACAGCGCCAAGAAGACCCTGAAGGTCTACGAGGACCCGCGCTGCCCGGTGTGCGCCCAGTTCGAGCAGACGGTCGACTCGACGGTGAAGAAGGACCTGGACGACGGCAAGTTCAAGATCCAGTATATCGGTGCCACCTTCATCGACAACCACGACAACGGCGAGGGCTCCAAGAACGCGCTGAGCGCCCTCGGCGCGGCGCTCGACGTCAGCCCCGAGGCGTTCCTCGAGTACAAGACGGCGCTGTACTCCGCCAAGTGGCACCCGGACGAGCAGGCCGACAAGTTCAAGGACGACAGCTACCTCGTCAAGGTCGCCGACACCGTCCCCGCGCTCAAGGGCAACGCCAAGTTCCAGGACGCGGTCAAGAAGGGCACCTACGACGCCTGGGCGATGGCCATGTCGAAGACCTTCGACGACAACAAGGACGGGGTGAGCGGCACCCCGAGCTTCGTGATGGACGGCAAGAAGCTGACCGCCGACAGCCAGGGCAACCCGCCCATGTCGGTGGCCGACTTCGACCGGGTGGTGGACGCGGCCCTCAAGGGCTGA
- a CDS encoding alkaline phosphatase D family protein, with translation MTSRYRSSEAHQALNSLSPRRRTVVKAAAATAVLAGPLAATLPARAADQAPAFLHGVASGDPLPDGVLLWTRVTPVPEALPGSGVGPDTEVSWTVARDKAFTSIVAKGSTTATAATDHTVKADIRGLAPATDYWFRFSAGGTDSPAARTRTAPAADAAVAGLRFGVVSCANWEAGYFSAYRHLAARNDLDAWLHLGDYIYEYKSGEYAARGTVVRPHSPANEILTLADYRIRHAKYKTDPDLQALHVKAPVIAIWDDHEFADNAWSGGAVNHTEGAEGTWTARQAAAKQAYFEWMPVRPAIAGTTYRRLRFGKLADLSLLDLRSFRSQQASTASGSVDDPNRTITGRAQLDWLKANLSASDTRWRLVGNSVMISPFSFGSLSADLFKPLAKLLGLPQEGIAANTDQWDGYTDDRRELLDHLRSNAIGNTVFLTGDIHMAWANDVPVDAGTYPLSASAATEFVVTSVTSDNLDDIVKVPEGTVSAVAAPVIKAANRHVHWVDTDRHGYGVLDITADRTQMDYYVLSDRTNANATSAWVRSYRTRSGTQKIERTYDPV, from the coding sequence GTGACCAGTCGATACAGATCTTCCGAGGCCCACCAGGCCCTCAACTCCCTCTCCCCTCGCCGCCGTACGGTCGTCAAGGCCGCGGCGGCGACGGCTGTGCTGGCCGGCCCGCTCGCCGCCACCCTCCCGGCGCGCGCGGCCGACCAGGCCCCCGCCTTCCTGCACGGTGTCGCCTCCGGCGACCCGCTGCCCGACGGTGTCCTGCTGTGGACCCGGGTGACCCCCGTCCCCGAGGCCCTGCCCGGCTCCGGCGTCGGCCCGGACACCGAGGTGAGCTGGACCGTCGCCCGGGACAAGGCGTTCACCAGCATCGTCGCCAAGGGCTCCACCACGGCGACGGCCGCAACCGACCACACCGTCAAAGCGGACATCCGCGGCCTGGCACCGGCCACGGACTACTGGTTCCGGTTCTCGGCGGGCGGCACCGACTCCCCGGCGGCGCGCACCCGCACCGCGCCGGCCGCGGACGCCGCCGTCGCCGGTCTGCGCTTCGGCGTGGTCTCCTGCGCCAACTGGGAGGCGGGCTACTTCTCCGCCTACCGCCACCTCGCGGCCCGCAACGACCTGGACGCGTGGCTGCACCTGGGCGACTACATCTACGAGTACAAGTCGGGCGAGTACGCGGCCCGCGGCACCGTGGTCCGTCCGCACTCCCCCGCGAACGAGATCCTCACCCTCGCCGACTACCGGATCCGGCACGCGAAGTACAAGACCGACCCCGACCTCCAGGCGCTGCACGTGAAGGCGCCGGTCATCGCGATATGGGACGACCACGAGTTCGCCGACAACGCCTGGTCGGGCGGCGCGGTCAACCACACCGAGGGCGCCGAGGGCACCTGGACCGCCCGGCAGGCCGCTGCCAAGCAGGCCTACTTCGAGTGGATGCCGGTCCGCCCCGCCATCGCCGGCACCACCTACCGCCGGCTGCGCTTCGGCAAGCTCGCCGACCTCTCCCTGCTGGACCTGCGCTCCTTCCGCTCCCAGCAGGCCTCGACGGCCAGCGGCTCGGTGGACGACCCGAACCGTACGATCACCGGCCGTGCCCAGCTCGACTGGCTGAAGGCGAACCTGTCGGCCTCCGACACCAGGTGGCGGCTGGTCGGCAACTCGGTGATGATCTCGCCGTTCTCCTTCGGCTCGCTCTCCGCCGACCTGTTCAAGCCGCTCGCCAAACTGCTCGGGCTGCCGCAGGAGGGCATCGCCGCCAACACCGACCAGTGGGACGGCTACACCGACGACCGCCGCGAGCTGCTCGACCACCTGCGCTCCAACGCCATCGGCAACACCGTCTTCCTGACCGGTGACATCCACATGGCGTGGGCCAACGACGTGCCGGTGGACGCGGGCACCTACCCGCTGTCGGCCTCGGCGGCCACCGAGTTCGTGGTCACCTCGGTGACCTCCGACAACCTCGACGACATCGTGAAGGTGCCCGAGGGCACCGTCTCGGCGGTCGCCGCTCCGGTCATCAAGGCCGCCAACCGGCACGTCCACTGGGTGGACACCGACCGCCACGGCTACGGCGTCCTGGACATCACCGCGGACCGCACGCAGATGGACTACTACGTCCTGTCCGACCGCACGAACGCGAACGCCACCTCCGCCTGGGTCCGCTCCTACCGCACCCGCAGCGGCACGCAGAAGATCGAGCGCACCTACGACCCGGTGTGA
- a CDS encoding dienelactone hydrolase family protein, with amino-acid sequence MNIMLFHSTYGLGPAVRAAADRLRAAGHEVWTPDLFEGRTFDTVEQGMEFEQRTGKDELLKRAVLAAAPYSERGLVYAGFSLGASVAQTLALGDERARGLLLLHGTSDIAPNARVDELPVQLHVAEPDPFETDDWLSAWYLQMGRAGADVEVYRYPGAGHLYTDPALPDYDEEAAEATWRVALGFLDSL; translated from the coding sequence ATGAACATCATGCTCTTTCACTCGACGTACGGGCTCGGGCCCGCGGTGCGCGCGGCCGCGGACCGGCTGCGCGCGGCCGGCCACGAGGTGTGGACGCCGGACCTCTTCGAGGGGCGCACGTTCGACACGGTCGAGCAGGGCATGGAGTTCGAGCAGCGGACCGGCAAGGACGAGCTGCTGAAGCGGGCCGTGCTGGCTGCCGCGCCCTACTCCGAGCGCGGGCTGGTGTACGCCGGGTTCTCGCTCGGCGCCTCCGTCGCCCAGACGCTCGCGCTCGGCGACGAGCGGGCCCGTGGCCTGCTGCTCCTGCACGGCACGTCCGACATCGCGCCGAACGCCCGGGTGGACGAGTTGCCGGTGCAGCTGCACGTGGCGGAGCCCGACCCGTTCGAGACGGACGACTGGCTGAGCGCCTGGTACCTGCAGATGGGCCGGGCGGGCGCGGACGTCGAGGTCTACCGGTACCCCGGGGCCGGCCACCTCTACACCGACCCCGCGCTGCCCGACTACGACGAGGAGGCGGCCGAGGCCACCTGGCGGGTGGCGCTCGGCTTCCTCGACAGCCTCTAG
- a CDS encoding mechanosensitive ion channel family protein: MENVLRPLIVLGSTVLLTLAIGWATDRLLRKADERNSETPLWGLLRRGRIPYQLVLCAAMLRGSYDQAKLLERHHVGIGQGLTLVLIGSAAWLVIRIASAIVESSYSRYARVHRDAARVRRVRTQVELIMRVVSAIVIVVASASMLLTFPAMRAAGASLLASAGLLGIVAGVAAQSTLANMFAGLQIAFGDMVRIGDTVVVDGEWGTVEEITLTFLTVRTWDERRITMPVSYFTSNPFENWSRGTPQMTGIVYWHLDHSAPIEAMREKLRDILRQCPAWDGRAYSLQVTDTTPSTIQVRALVTAKDADDIWTVRVAVREQMIGWLSTEHPYALPRVNTSEAVLPPSRVPSPDGATLRRAYEFPRTGRG, from the coding sequence ATGGAGAACGTACTCCGTCCTTTGATCGTGCTCGGCAGCACGGTGCTGCTCACCCTGGCCATCGGGTGGGCGACCGACCGGCTGCTGCGCAAGGCAGACGAACGAAATTCCGAGACACCGCTGTGGGGGCTGCTTCGGCGCGGCCGCATCCCGTACCAGCTCGTCCTGTGCGCCGCCATGCTCAGGGGTTCGTACGACCAGGCGAAACTCCTGGAGCGCCACCACGTGGGCATCGGCCAGGGGCTGACCCTGGTGCTGATCGGATCCGCCGCCTGGCTGGTGATCCGGATCGCCTCGGCGATCGTCGAGAGCTCCTACTCCCGCTACGCGCGGGTCCACCGGGACGCCGCCCGGGTGCGCAGGGTGCGCACCCAGGTGGAACTGATCATGCGGGTGGTCTCCGCGATCGTGATCGTGGTGGCCAGCGCCTCGATGCTGCTCACCTTCCCGGCGATGCGCGCGGCCGGTGCCTCGCTGCTGGCCTCCGCCGGCCTCCTCGGCATCGTCGCCGGTGTCGCCGCCCAGTCGACCCTGGCCAACATGTTCGCGGGACTCCAGATCGCCTTCGGCGACATGGTGCGCATCGGCGACACCGTGGTGGTGGACGGCGAGTGGGGCACGGTCGAGGAGATCACCCTGACCTTCCTGACGGTGCGGACCTGGGACGAGCGGCGGATCACCATGCCGGTGTCGTACTTCACCTCCAACCCCTTCGAGAACTGGTCGCGCGGCACTCCGCAGATGACGGGCATCGTCTACTGGCACCTGGACCACAGCGCGCCGATCGAGGCGATGCGCGAGAAGCTGCGCGACATCCTGCGCCAGTGCCCGGCCTGGGACGGCCGCGCCTACAGCCTCCAGGTGACGGACACGACCCCGAGCACCATCCAGGTGCGCGCCCTGGTCACCGCCAAGGACGCGGACGACATCTGGACCGTCCGGGTCGCCGTCCGCGAGCAGATGATCGGCTGGCTGTCCACGGAGCACCCCTACGCCCTGCCGCGGGTCAACACCTCCGAGGCGGTGCTCCCGCCGAGCCGTGTCCCGTCGCCCGACGGCGCGACCCTGCGCCGGGCCTACGAGTTCCCGCGCACCGGCCGCGGCTGA
- a CDS encoding Na+/H+ antiporter, whose translation MDQLALLFVLLLGALVSVPIGDRFGLPAPVLMTLLGGALAVADFVPNVDIPPELILPALLPPLLYAAVRRTSWRQFAANKRPIFLLAVALVFVTMLCVAAVAHTIVPGLPIAAALALGALIAPPDPVAATAVAGQLGLPRRLVSILEGEGLFNDVTAIVLYHVAIAAVVSGEFSAWRAGLDLVLSAVVAVAVGLVLGWGANRLMDLLGDPTLQIGMTLLVPYASYVLAEELHGSGVLAVLTTALFLSEYATDADDVMTRLAGHTFWDIIDTLVTGVAFGLIGLELHNAIRTASGRWGELLGWAAATAGVVVLVRLLWLLPATWLTQRLHARRDYDEEIPVSWRETVIMWWSGMRGVASVALALAIPLKTGAGKPFPDRDEIVFIAFGVIIVTLVLQGLTLPWLVKRLGVQADSEREKEFEKELARRAAKAAKSRLREIEQVEDLPEELSEQMLRRAFDIGIRISPDMGEEERREAHQQRARRLRRVRRIQGEMLSAARHEVLAARSEPGADPEIVDRVLRHLDVRSLR comes from the coding sequence GTGGATCAGTTGGCCCTGTTGTTCGTGCTGCTGCTGGGGGCCCTGGTCAGCGTCCCGATCGGGGACCGGTTCGGGCTGCCCGCGCCGGTGCTGATGACGCTGCTCGGCGGGGCGCTGGCGGTGGCCGACTTCGTTCCCAACGTGGACATCCCGCCCGAGCTGATCCTGCCCGCCCTGCTGCCGCCCCTGCTCTACGCCGCCGTACGCCGGACCTCGTGGCGGCAGTTCGCCGCCAACAAACGGCCCATCTTCCTGCTGGCCGTGGCCCTGGTGTTCGTGACGATGCTGTGCGTGGCGGCCGTCGCCCACACGATCGTGCCCGGGCTGCCGATCGCCGCCGCGCTCGCGCTGGGCGCGCTGATCGCCCCGCCCGACCCGGTCGCCGCCACCGCCGTCGCCGGACAGCTCGGGCTGCCGCGCCGGCTGGTGTCGATCCTGGAGGGCGAGGGCCTCTTCAACGACGTCACCGCCATCGTGCTCTACCACGTGGCGATCGCCGCCGTGGTGAGCGGGGAGTTCTCGGCCTGGCGCGCCGGGCTCGATCTGGTGCTGTCCGCCGTGGTCGCGGTGGCGGTCGGGCTGGTGCTCGGCTGGGGCGCGAACCGGCTGATGGACCTCCTCGGCGACCCCACCCTGCAGATCGGCATGACCCTGCTGGTGCCCTACGCCTCCTACGTGCTCGCGGAGGAGCTGCACGGGTCCGGCGTGCTGGCCGTGCTCACCACGGCGCTCTTCCTCTCCGAGTACGCCACCGACGCCGACGACGTGATGACCCGGCTCGCCGGCCACACCTTCTGGGACATCATCGACACGCTCGTCACCGGCGTCGCCTTCGGGCTGATCGGCCTCGAACTGCACAACGCGATCAGGACGGCGTCCGGGCGCTGGGGCGAGCTGCTCGGCTGGGCCGCCGCGACCGCCGGCGTCGTCGTCCTGGTCCGGCTGCTGTGGCTGCTGCCCGCGACCTGGCTGACCCAGCGGCTGCACGCCCGGCGGGACTACGACGAGGAGATCCCGGTGAGCTGGCGGGAGACCGTGATCATGTGGTGGTCGGGGATGCGCGGAGTGGCGTCGGTGGCGCTGGCGCTGGCCATCCCGCTGAAGACGGGCGCGGGCAAGCCGTTCCCCGACCGCGACGAGATCGTCTTCATCGCCTTCGGAGTGATCATCGTCACCCTGGTGCTGCAGGGGCTGACCCTGCCGTGGCTGGTGAAGCGGCTCGGGGTGCAGGCCGACTCCGAGCGGGAGAAGGAGTTCGAGAAGGAACTGGCCCGGCGGGCGGCGAAGGCGGCCAAGAGCAGGCTGCGGGAGATCGAGCAGGTGGAGGACCTGCCGGAGGAACTGTCCGAGCAGATGCTGCGGCGCGCCTTCGACATCGGCATCCGGATCAGCCCGGACATGGGCGAGGAGGAGCGTCGGGAGGCGCACCAGCAGCGGGCGCGGCGGCTGCGCCGGGTGCGGCGGATCCAGGGCGAGATGCTCAGCGCCGCCCGGCACGAGGTGCTGGCGGCGCGGAGCGAGCCGGGGGCCGACCCGGAGATCGTGGACCGGGTCCTGCGCCACCTGGACGTACGCAGCCTGCGCTGA
- a CDS encoding GNAT family N-acetyltransferase, whose translation MSAPVTVRIAEDPADREACFAIRKEVFVAEQGVPQDIEYDAYDAVAVHVLAVREDGEPLGTGRLLFGEVAAAKTGGDASVGSLGRLAVAGAARGLGIGVALVRAIEEAARAHGLTAVDLHAQTQALGFYERLGYVAYGPEFLDAGIPHRSMRRVL comes from the coding sequence GTGAGCGCGCCCGTCACCGTCCGGATCGCCGAGGACCCCGCCGACCGCGAGGCCTGCTTCGCGATCCGCAAGGAGGTGTTCGTCGCCGAGCAGGGCGTCCCGCAGGACATCGAGTACGACGCGTACGACGCCGTCGCCGTCCATGTCCTCGCGGTCCGCGAGGACGGCGAGCCGCTCGGCACCGGGCGCCTGCTGTTCGGCGAGGTGGCCGCCGCCAAGACCGGCGGGGACGCGTCGGTGGGCTCGCTGGGGCGGCTCGCCGTCGCCGGCGCGGCCCGCGGGCTGGGCATCGGCGTGGCCCTGGTGCGGGCCATCGAGGAGGCGGCCCGCGCGCACGGCCTGACCGCGGTGGACCTGCACGCGCAGACCCAGGCCCTGGGCTTCTACGAGCGCCTGGGCTACGTGGCGTACGGCCCGGAGTTCCTGGACGCCGGGATCCCGCACCGGTCGATGCGGCGCGTGCTGTAA
- a CDS encoding RluA family pseudouridine synthase yields the protein MSTIPEIRTLPVPDGLEGERVDAAISRMFGFSRTKAADLAAAGKVQVDGAVVGKSERVHGGAWLEVEMPQAPAPVQVVAEPVEGMEIVHDDDDVVVIVKPVGVAAHPSPGWSGPTVIGGLAAAGYRISTSGAAERQGIVHRLDVGTSGLMVVAKSERAYTSLKRQFKERTVDKRYHTLVQGHPDPTSGTIDAPIGRHPHHDYKWAVTAEGKPSVTHYDLIEAFRSASLLDVKLETGRTHQIRVHMSAHRHPCVGDLTYGADPTLAKRLRLSRQWLHAVRLGFEHPGDGQWVEFGSDYPEDLSKALDQVREETYA from the coding sequence GTGAGCACGATTCCCGAGATCCGTACCCTGCCCGTGCCCGACGGCCTGGAGGGCGAGCGCGTCGACGCCGCCATCTCCCGCATGTTCGGCTTCTCCCGCACCAAGGCGGCGGACCTGGCCGCGGCCGGCAAGGTCCAGGTCGACGGGGCGGTGGTCGGCAAGTCGGAGCGGGTGCACGGAGGCGCCTGGCTCGAGGTCGAGATGCCGCAGGCGCCCGCGCCCGTGCAGGTGGTCGCCGAGCCGGTCGAGGGCATGGAGATCGTGCACGACGACGACGACGTGGTCGTGATCGTCAAGCCGGTCGGCGTGGCCGCGCACCCCTCGCCGGGCTGGAGCGGCCCGACCGTCATCGGCGGCCTCGCCGCCGCCGGGTACCGGATCTCCACCTCGGGCGCCGCCGAGCGCCAGGGCATCGTGCACCGCCTGGACGTCGGCACCTCCGGCCTGATGGTGGTCGCCAAGTCGGAGCGGGCGTACACCTCGCTCAAGCGCCAGTTCAAGGAGCGCACGGTCGACAAGCGCTACCACACCCTCGTCCAGGGCCACCCGGACCCGACGAGCGGCACGATCGACGCCCCCATCGGCCGGCACCCGCACCACGACTACAAGTGGGCGGTCACGGCCGAGGGCAAGCCCTCGGTGACCCACTACGACCTCATCGAGGCCTTCCGCTCCGCCTCCCTGCTCGACGTGAAGCTGGAGACCGGCCGCACCCACCAGATCCGCGTCCACATGTCCGCCCACCGCCACCCCTGCGTGGGCGACCTCACCTACGGCGCCGACCCGACCCTCGCCAAGCGGCTGCGCCTGTCCCGCCAGTGGCTGCACGCCGTCCGGCTCGGCTTCGAGCACCCGGGCGACGGCCAGTGGGTGGAGTTCGGGAGCGACTACCCGGAGGACCTGAGCAAGGCCCTCGACCAGGTACGCGAGGAGACCTACGCGTGA
- the lspA gene encoding signal peptidase II: protein MAEAERIIGTPDTPDDGGERAAAAGTPDGPGASGPSGAGEPAAPAGRRTGRGRRIAVLFAVAAFAYALDLISKLLVVAKLEHREPIRLVGDLLELHAIRNPGAAFGFGAAFTVIFTLIAAAVIVVIIRLARKLYSFPWAIALGLLLGGALGNLTDRVFRAPGIFEGEVVDFIAPKGFAVFNLADSAIVCGGILIVLLSFRGLDPDGTVHKD, encoded by the coding sequence GTGGCAGAGGCGGAGCGCATCATCGGTACGCCGGACACCCCGGACGACGGCGGCGAGCGGGCGGCGGCCGCCGGGACGCCCGACGGTCCGGGCGCGTCCGGACCGTCCGGCGCGGGCGAGCCGGCGGCGCCGGCAGGGCGGCGGACCGGACGCGGGCGCAGGATCGCCGTGCTGTTCGCGGTGGCCGCTTTCGCCTATGCCCTCGACCTGATCAGCAAGCTGCTCGTGGTCGCGAAGCTGGAGCACCGCGAGCCGATCCGGCTGGTCGGCGACCTGCTGGAGCTGCACGCCATCCGCAACCCCGGCGCGGCCTTCGGCTTCGGCGCGGCCTTCACGGTGATCTTCACCCTGATCGCGGCCGCCGTGATCGTCGTGATCATCCGCCTGGCGCGCAAGCTCTACAGCTTCCCCTGGGCGATCGCGCTCGGCCTGCTGCTCGGTGGCGCGCTCGGCAACCTCACCGACCGCGTCTTCCGGGCGCCCGGGATCTTCGAGGGCGAGGTCGTGGACTTCATCGCGCCCAAGGGCTTCGCGGTGTTCAACCTGGCCGACTCGGCGATCGTCTGCGGCGGCATCCTGATCGTGCTGCTGTCCTTCCGCGGCCTGGACCCGGACGGCACCGTCCACAAGGACTGA
- a CDS encoding TraR/DksA family transcriptional regulator, with amino-acid sequence MVAKKTAVQQPATGRSRGADAPGTAASPGGRKRTGHGKGTHADDATAGRAEPLRTVRGPAGKSSGAGPGTAPGGAPPGEESGRKRGSTAGAGKKTAVEGAAKTGPTGRGPGGRTAEKPTDKRAGTAERAAAGEPATATPASKRTTAEKAAHGRTATGRTTAGKAAGKATDGRAGTGTAGTGTATAGKAAQGKAGTGTAAHGGVASGKSGTETAAEGKAGSGKTAAKTATAKKATGVGSAAKKAAAKKAGAEEVATGVAGAEEAVPGGAVTGEAAAAEGTSPSAAPKPAARRTAAARTAARKTAAEKAEGAAGGEAKAAGRAGTGKTAASKRTAAQRTATGKAGGEKDGTGKAVAGEASAGAARKSTAKKAGAARAAKQTGATTVVAKKTPGTATAEQGAVPKARLAAVEPGELAVRPGEDPWTPEEVTEARAELQSEVERLRNEISTSEASLVGLMRDSGDGAGDDQADTGTKNITREHEMALAANAREMLTQNEHALERLDAGTYGLCENCGNPIGKARMQAFPRATLCVECKQKQERRS; translated from the coding sequence ATGGTGGCGAAGAAGACCGCCGTACAGCAGCCGGCGACCGGCCGCTCCCGGGGTGCGGACGCCCCCGGTACGGCCGCGTCCCCGGGCGGGCGCAAGCGGACCGGCCACGGGAAGGGCACGCACGCGGACGACGCCACGGCGGGCCGCGCCGAGCCGCTGCGGACGGTCCGGGGACCGGCTGGCAAGTCCTCCGGCGCAGGGCCGGGCACCGCCCCGGGTGGGGCGCCCCCCGGGGAGGAAAGCGGCCGGAAGCGGGGTAGTACTGCCGGGGCCGGGAAGAAGACTGCGGTCGAGGGGGCCGCGAAGACCGGCCCGACCGGCAGGGGGCCGGGCGGGAGAACGGCGGAGAAGCCGACGGACAAGCGGGCGGGGACGGCCGAGCGGGCGGCGGCCGGGGAACCGGCGACGGCCACGCCCGCATCGAAGAGGACGACGGCTGAGAAGGCGGCGCACGGCAGGACGGCCACCGGTAGGACGACGGCCGGTAAGGCGGCGGGGAAGGCGACGGACGGCAGGGCGGGCACCGGAACGGCGGGGACCGGGACGGCGACGGCGGGGAAGGCGGCGCAGGGCAAGGCGGGCACCGGAACGGCGGCGCACGGCGGGGTGGCCTCCGGGAAGTCGGGGACCGAGACGGCTGCGGAAGGCAAGGCGGGCTCGGGGAAGACGGCGGCCAAGACGGCGACGGCGAAGAAGGCGACGGGTGTGGGGTCGGCGGCCAAGAAGGCGGCGGCGAAGAAGGCGGGCGCCGAGGAGGTGGCCACCGGTGTGGCGGGCGCCGAGGAGGCGGTCCCCGGAGGAGCGGTCACCGGGGAGGCGGCGGCCGCCGAGGGGACGAGTCCTTCGGCCGCTCCGAAGCCGGCCGCCCGGAGGACGGCGGCGGCCAGGACGGCCGCGAGGAAGACGGCGGCCGAGAAGGCCGAGGGGGCGGCCGGGGGAGAGGCGAAGGCCGCCGGGAGGGCGGGCACCGGGAAGACGGCGGCCTCGAAGAGGACGGCCGCGCAGAGGACGGCCACCGGGAAGGCGGGCGGCGAGAAGGACGGCACCGGGAAAGCGGTCGCCGGGGAAGCCTCCGCGGGGGCGGCCCGGAAGAGCACGGCCAAGAAAGCGGGCGCGGCGCGGGCCGCGAAGCAGACGGGAGCCACGACAGTGGTTGCGAAGAAGACTCCTGGCACGGCCACGGCGGAGCAGGGCGCCGTTCCCAAGGCACGGCTCGCCGCGGTGGAGCCGGGCGAGCTGGCGGTGCGTCCCGGCGAGGACCCCTGGACCCCGGAGGAGGTCACCGAGGCCCGGGCCGAGCTCCAGTCCGAGGTGGAGCGGCTGCGGAACGAGATCAGCACCTCCGAGGCGTCCCTCGTGGGCCTGATGCGGGACTCCGGCGACGGCGCGGGCGACGACCAGGCCGACACCGGCACCAAGAACATCACGCGCGAGCACGAGATGGCGCTGGCCGCCAACGCGCGCGAGATGCTGACGCAGAACGAGCACGCCCTGGAACGGCTCGACGCGGGCACCTACGGCCTGTGCGAGAACTGCGGCAACCCGATCGGCAAGGCCCGCATGCAGGCCTTCCCCAGGGCCACACTCTGCGTCGAGTGCAAGCAGAAGCAGGAACGCCGCTCCTGA